The proteins below are encoded in one region of Equus caballus isolate H_3958 breed thoroughbred chromosome 16, TB-T2T, whole genome shotgun sequence:
- the CHDH gene encoding choline dehydrogenase, mitochondrial isoform X2: MWCVLRGWRRQCLGPWGALGQQWPLGIRALASAGSRSGNEYSHVVVGAGSAGCVLARRLTEDTDKRVLLLEAGPKDTYAGSKRLLWKIHMPAALVANLCDDRYNWYYHTEPQPGLDGRVLYWPRGRVWGGSSSLNAMVYIRGHAEDYERWHREGAAGWDYAHCLPYFRKAQGHELGASRYRGGEGPLRVSRGKTNHPLHQAFLEAAQQAGYPLTEDMNGFQQEGFGWMDMTIHEGKRWSTACAYLHPVLSRPNLIAEARTLVSRVLFEGTRAVGVEYVKNGQSHRAYASKEVILSGGAINSPQLLMLSGVGNADDLKKLGIPVVCHLPGVGQNLQDHLEIYIQQACTRPITLHSAQKPWRKAQIGLEWLWKFTGDGATAHLETGGFIRSQPGVPHPDIQFHFLPSQVIDHGRVPTQQEAYQVHVGTMRGTSVGWLKLRSANPQDHPVIQPNYLSTETDIEDFRRCVKLTREIFAQKALEPFRGKELQPGSHIQSDKEIDAFVRAKADSAYHPSCTWEGQERKF, translated from the exons ATGTGGTGTGTCCTGCGAGGCTGGAGGCGACAGTGCCTGGGCCCATGGGGAGCCCTGGGGCAGCAGTGGCCCCTGGGCATCCGTGCTCTGGCCAGTGCAGGCTCCAGGAGTGGGAACGAGTACAGCCATGTGGTGGTGGGTGCAGGCTCCGCAGGCTGTGTGCTGGCCAGGAGGCTCACGGAAGACACTGACAAGCGTGTGCTGCTGCTAGAGGCTGGGCCCAAGGACACGTATGCAGGGAGCAAGCGGCTCTTGTGGAAGATCCACATGCCCGCTGCCCTAGTGGCCAACCTGTGCGATGACAGGTACAACTGGTACTACCACACGGAGCCGCAGCCGGGCCTGGATGGCCGGGTGCTGTACTGGCCGCGCGGTCGGGTCTGGGGTGGCTCTTCATCCCTCAATGCCATGGTCTACATCCGCGGGCACGCCGAGGACTATGAGCGTTGGCACCGAGAAGGCGCCGCAGGCTGGGACTACGCGCATTGTCTGCCCTACTTCCGCAAGGCACAGGGCCACGAGCTGGGTGCCAGCAGGTACCGCGGTGGTGAGGGCCCGCTGCGTGTGTCCCGGGGCAAGACCAACCACCCGCTGCACCAGGcgttcctggaggcagcacagcaGGCCGGCTACCCCCTCACCGAGGACATGAACGGCTTCCAGCAAGAAGGCTTCGGCTGGATGGACATGACCATCCATGAAG GCAAGCGCTGGAGCACGGCCTGCGCGTACCTGCACCCAGTGCTGAGCCGCCCCAACCTCATAGCCGAGGCCCGGACGCTCGTGAGCAGGGTGCTGTTTGAAGGCACCCGTGCAGTGGGCGTGGAGTACGTCAAGAACGGCCAGAGCCACAGG GCTTACGCCAGCAAAGAGGTGATTCTGAGTGGAGGCGCCATCAACTCGCCACAGCTGCTCATGCTCTCGGGCGTCGGCAACGCAGATGACCTCAAGAAACTGGGCATCCCGGTGGTGTGCCACCTTCCTG GAGTCGGCCAGAACCTGCAAGACCACCTGGAGATATATATCCAGCAGGCGTGCACCCGCCCTATCACCCTCCACTCGGCACAGAAGCCCTGGAGAAAGGCCCAGATTGGGCTGGAGTGGCTCTGGAAGTTCACAG GGGATGGAGCCACGGCCCACCTGGAAACAGGTGGGTTCATCCGGAGCCAGCCTGGAGTCCCCCACCCGGACATCCAGTTCCACTTCCTGCCATCCCAAGTGATCGACCACGGGCGGGTCCCCACCCAGCAGGAGGCTTACCAG GTGCACGTGGGGACCATGCGGGGCACGAGTGTGGGCTGGCTCAAACTGAGAAGTGCCAACCCCCAGGACCATCCTGTGATCCAGCCCAACTACCTGTCAACAG AAACCGATATTGAGGACTTCCGTCGGTGTGTGAAGCTGACCAGAGAAATTTTTGCACAGAAAGCCCTGGAACCATTCCGGGGGAAAGAGCTCCAGCCAGGAAGCCACATCCAGTCAGATAAAGAGATAGATGCCTTTGTGCGGGCAAAAGCGGACAGTGCCTACCACCCTTCGTGCACAT
- the CHDH gene encoding choline dehydrogenase, mitochondrial isoform X1: protein MWCVLRGWRRQCLGPWGALGQQWPLGIRALASAGSRSGNEYSHVVVGAGSAGCVLARRLTEDTDKRVLLLEAGPKDTYAGSKRLLWKIHMPAALVANLCDDRYNWYYHTEPQPGLDGRVLYWPRGRVWGGSSSLNAMVYIRGHAEDYERWHREGAAGWDYAHCLPYFRKAQGHELGASRYRGGEGPLRVSRGKTNHPLHQAFLEAAQQAGYPLTEDMNGFQQEGFGWMDMTIHEGKRWSTACAYLHPVLSRPNLIAEARTLVSRVLFEGTRAVGVEYVKNGQSHRAYASKEVILSGGAINSPQLLMLSGVGNADDLKKLGIPVVCHLPGVGQNLQDHLEIYIQQACTRPITLHSAQKPWRKAQIGLEWLWKFTGDGATAHLETGGFIRSQPGVPHPDIQFHFLPSQVIDHGRVPTQQEAYQVHVGTMRGTSVGWLKLRSANPQDHPVIQPNYLSTETDIEDFRRCVKLTREIFAQKALEPFRGKELQPGSHIQSDKEIDAFVRAKADSAYHPSCTCKMGQPSDPTAVVDPQTRVLGVENLRVVDASIMPSVVSGNLNAPTIMIAEKAADIIKGQPALWDKDVPIYKPRTLATQR, encoded by the exons ATGTGGTGTGTCCTGCGAGGCTGGAGGCGACAGTGCCTGGGCCCATGGGGAGCCCTGGGGCAGCAGTGGCCCCTGGGCATCCGTGCTCTGGCCAGTGCAGGCTCCAGGAGTGGGAACGAGTACAGCCATGTGGTGGTGGGTGCAGGCTCCGCAGGCTGTGTGCTGGCCAGGAGGCTCACGGAAGACACTGACAAGCGTGTGCTGCTGCTAGAGGCTGGGCCCAAGGACACGTATGCAGGGAGCAAGCGGCTCTTGTGGAAGATCCACATGCCCGCTGCCCTAGTGGCCAACCTGTGCGATGACAGGTACAACTGGTACTACCACACGGAGCCGCAGCCGGGCCTGGATGGCCGGGTGCTGTACTGGCCGCGCGGTCGGGTCTGGGGTGGCTCTTCATCCCTCAATGCCATGGTCTACATCCGCGGGCACGCCGAGGACTATGAGCGTTGGCACCGAGAAGGCGCCGCAGGCTGGGACTACGCGCATTGTCTGCCCTACTTCCGCAAGGCACAGGGCCACGAGCTGGGTGCCAGCAGGTACCGCGGTGGTGAGGGCCCGCTGCGTGTGTCCCGGGGCAAGACCAACCACCCGCTGCACCAGGcgttcctggaggcagcacagcaGGCCGGCTACCCCCTCACCGAGGACATGAACGGCTTCCAGCAAGAAGGCTTCGGCTGGATGGACATGACCATCCATGAAG GCAAGCGCTGGAGCACGGCCTGCGCGTACCTGCACCCAGTGCTGAGCCGCCCCAACCTCATAGCCGAGGCCCGGACGCTCGTGAGCAGGGTGCTGTTTGAAGGCACCCGTGCAGTGGGCGTGGAGTACGTCAAGAACGGCCAGAGCCACAGG GCTTACGCCAGCAAAGAGGTGATTCTGAGTGGAGGCGCCATCAACTCGCCACAGCTGCTCATGCTCTCGGGCGTCGGCAACGCAGATGACCTCAAGAAACTGGGCATCCCGGTGGTGTGCCACCTTCCTG GAGTCGGCCAGAACCTGCAAGACCACCTGGAGATATATATCCAGCAGGCGTGCACCCGCCCTATCACCCTCCACTCGGCACAGAAGCCCTGGAGAAAGGCCCAGATTGGGCTGGAGTGGCTCTGGAAGTTCACAG GGGATGGAGCCACGGCCCACCTGGAAACAGGTGGGTTCATCCGGAGCCAGCCTGGAGTCCCCCACCCGGACATCCAGTTCCACTTCCTGCCATCCCAAGTGATCGACCACGGGCGGGTCCCCACCCAGCAGGAGGCTTACCAG GTGCACGTGGGGACCATGCGGGGCACGAGTGTGGGCTGGCTCAAACTGAGAAGTGCCAACCCCCAGGACCATCCTGTGATCCAGCCCAACTACCTGTCAACAG AAACCGATATTGAGGACTTCCGTCGGTGTGTGAAGCTGACCAGAGAAATTTTTGCACAGAAAGCCCTGGAACCATTCCGGGGGAAAGAGCTCCAGCCAGGAAGCCACATCCAGTCAGATAAAGAGATAGATGCCTTTGTGCGGGCAAAAGCGGACAGTGCCTACCACCCTTCGTGCACATGTAAGATGGGCCAGCCCTCCGATCCCACCGCTGTGGTGGATCCGCAGACCAGGGTGCTTGGGGTGGAAAACCTCAGGGTTGTCGATGCCTCCATCATGCCCAGTGTGGTCAGCGGCAACCTGAATGCCCCCACCATCATGATCGCAGAGAAAGCGGCCGACATCATTAAGGGGCAGCCTGCACTCTGGGATAAGGATGTCCCCATCTACAAGCCCAGGACCCTGGCCACCCAGCGTTGA
- the IL17RB gene encoding interleukin-17 receptor B isoform X2, giving the protein MSLVLLSLAALCWGAVPREPTIQCGSEAGPSPEWMVQHTLTPGDLRDLQVEPVKSRVATEDYSVLMNISWILRADASIRFLKATKICVTGKSNFQSYSCVRCNYTEAFQTQTRPSGGKWTFSYIGFPVELDTLYFIGAHNIPNANMNGDGPSLSVNFTSPGSLWDPNITACKKNEKMVEVNFTTSPLGNRYMALIQNNTVIGLSNVLENKLTRTSVVIPVTGESEGAVVQLTPYFHTCGSDCIRRRGIVVLCPHTGASSPPDNSRSVLGGWLPFLLPALLVATWVLAVGIYLTWRHERIKKTSFPTTALLSPIKVLVVYPSEICFHHTVCYFTKFLQNHCRTEVILEKWQKKKIAEMGPVQWLTTQKKAADKVIFLLSNNVNNVCDGTCGKSEGSPHENSQDLFPLAFNLFCSDLRSQNHLHKYMVVYFREADTKDDYDALHVCPKYCLMKDAAAFCTELLHVEQHVSVGKRWRACHNRCSAL; this is encoded by the exons ATGTCGCTAGTGCTGCTGAGCCTGGCCGCGCTGTGCTGGGGTGCCGTGCCCCGAGAGCCG ACGATTCAGTGTGGCTCTGAAGCCG GACCGTCTCCAGAGTGGATGGTTCAACACACTCTGACCCCAGGAGACTTGAGGGACCTCCAGGTGGAACCTGTTAAAAGCAGGGTTGCAACAGAGGACTATTCAGTTTTGATGAACATAAGCTGGATACTCCGGGCAGATG CCAGCATCCGCTTTTTGAAGGCCACCAAGATCTGCGTGACAGGCAAAAGCAACTTCCAGTCCTACAGCTGCGTGAGGTGCAACTACACAGAGGCCTTCCAGACTCAGACCAGACCCTCTGGTGGCAAA TGGACGTTTTCCTACATAGGCTTTCCTGTGGAGCTGGACACACTCTATTTCATTGGGGCCCATAATATCCCCAATGCAAATATGAATGGAGACGGCCCCTCCCTGTCTGTGAATTTCACCTCACCAG GAAGTCTGTGGGATCCAAACATCACTGCTTGTAAGAAAAACGAGAAGATGGTGGAAGTGAATTTTACAACTAGTCCCCTTGGAAACAGATACATGGCTCTTATCCAAAATAACACCGTAATTGGGCTTTCTAATGTGTTGGAG AACAAACTGACTCGCACTTCCGTGGTGATTCCAGTGACTGGGGAAAGTGAAGGTGCTGTGGTCCAG CTGACTCCGTATTTCCATACCTGTGGCAGTGACTGCATCCGACGCAGAGGAATCGTGGTGCTTTGCCCACACACAGGGGCCTCCTCCCCTCCAGACAACA GCAGAAGCGTGCTGGGTGGCTGGCTGCCGttcctcctcccagctctgctggtGGCCACGTGGGTGCTGGCGGTCGGGATCTATCTCACGTGGAGGCATG AAAGGATCAAGAAGACTTCCTTCCCTACTACCGCGCTACTGTCCCCCATTAAGGTTCTTGTGGTTTACCCATCTGAGATATGTTTCCATCACACAGTCTGTTACTTCACTAAATTTCTTCAAAACCATTGCAGAACTGAGGTTATCCTTGAAAagtggcagaaaaagaaaatagctgaGATGGGTCCAGTGCAGTGGCTTACCACTCAAAAGAAAGCAGCGGATAAagtcatcttccttctttctaataACGTCAACAACGTGTGTGATGGTACCTGTGGCAAGAGCGAGGGTAGCCCCCATGAGAACTCCCAAGACCTGTTCCCCCTTGCCTTTAACCTCTTCTGCAGTGATCTGAgaagccagaatcacctgcacAAATACATGGTGGTCTATTTTAGAGAGGCTGATACCAAAGATGATTACGACGCGCTCCATGTCTGCCCCAAGTACTGCCTCATGAAAGACGCTGCTGCTTTCTGCACAGAACTGCTCCATGTTGAGCAGCATGTGTCAGTGGGAAAAAGGTGGCGAGCCTGCCACAACAGATGCTCTGCCTTGTAG
- the IL17RB gene encoding interleukin-17 receptor B isoform X1, translating to MSLVLLSLAALCWGAVPREPTIQCGSEAGPSPEWMVQHTLTPGDLRDLQVEPVKSRVATEDYSVLMNISWILRADASIRFLKATKICVTGKSNFQSYSCVRCNYTEAFQTQTRPSGGKWTFSYIGFPVELDTLYFIGAHNIPNANMNGDGPSLSVNFTSPGCLDHVMKYKKKCIEAGSLWDPNITACKKNEKMVEVNFTTSPLGNRYMALIQNNTVIGLSNVLENKLTRTSVVIPVTGESEGAVVQLTPYFHTCGSDCIRRRGIVVLCPHTGASSPPDNSRSVLGGWLPFLLPALLVATWVLAVGIYLTWRHERIKKTSFPTTALLSPIKVLVVYPSEICFHHTVCYFTKFLQNHCRTEVILEKWQKKKIAEMGPVQWLTTQKKAADKVIFLLSNNVNNVCDGTCGKSEGSPHENSQDLFPLAFNLFCSDLRSQNHLHKYMVVYFREADTKDDYDALHVCPKYCLMKDAAAFCTELLHVEQHVSVGKRWRACHNRCSAL from the exons ATGTCGCTAGTGCTGCTGAGCCTGGCCGCGCTGTGCTGGGGTGCCGTGCCCCGAGAGCCG ACGATTCAGTGTGGCTCTGAAGCCG GACCGTCTCCAGAGTGGATGGTTCAACACACTCTGACCCCAGGAGACTTGAGGGACCTCCAGGTGGAACCTGTTAAAAGCAGGGTTGCAACAGAGGACTATTCAGTTTTGATGAACATAAGCTGGATACTCCGGGCAGATG CCAGCATCCGCTTTTTGAAGGCCACCAAGATCTGCGTGACAGGCAAAAGCAACTTCCAGTCCTACAGCTGCGTGAGGTGCAACTACACAGAGGCCTTCCAGACTCAGACCAGACCCTCTGGTGGCAAA TGGACGTTTTCCTACATAGGCTTTCCTGTGGAGCTGGACACACTCTATTTCATTGGGGCCCATAATATCCCCAATGCAAATATGAATGGAGACGGCCCCTCCCTGTCTGTGAATTTCACCTCACCAG GCTGCCTAGACCATgtaatgaaatacaaaaaaaagtgCATCGAGGCAG GAAGTCTGTGGGATCCAAACATCACTGCTTGTAAGAAAAACGAGAAGATGGTGGAAGTGAATTTTACAACTAGTCCCCTTGGAAACAGATACATGGCTCTTATCCAAAATAACACCGTAATTGGGCTTTCTAATGTGTTGGAG AACAAACTGACTCGCACTTCCGTGGTGATTCCAGTGACTGGGGAAAGTGAAGGTGCTGTGGTCCAG CTGACTCCGTATTTCCATACCTGTGGCAGTGACTGCATCCGACGCAGAGGAATCGTGGTGCTTTGCCCACACACAGGGGCCTCCTCCCCTCCAGACAACA GCAGAAGCGTGCTGGGTGGCTGGCTGCCGttcctcctcccagctctgctggtGGCCACGTGGGTGCTGGCGGTCGGGATCTATCTCACGTGGAGGCATG AAAGGATCAAGAAGACTTCCTTCCCTACTACCGCGCTACTGTCCCCCATTAAGGTTCTTGTGGTTTACCCATCTGAGATATGTTTCCATCACACAGTCTGTTACTTCACTAAATTTCTTCAAAACCATTGCAGAACTGAGGTTATCCTTGAAAagtggcagaaaaagaaaatagctgaGATGGGTCCAGTGCAGTGGCTTACCACTCAAAAGAAAGCAGCGGATAAagtcatcttccttctttctaataACGTCAACAACGTGTGTGATGGTACCTGTGGCAAGAGCGAGGGTAGCCCCCATGAGAACTCCCAAGACCTGTTCCCCCTTGCCTTTAACCTCTTCTGCAGTGATCTGAgaagccagaatcacctgcacAAATACATGGTGGTCTATTTTAGAGAGGCTGATACCAAAGATGATTACGACGCGCTCCATGTCTGCCCCAAGTACTGCCTCATGAAAGACGCTGCTGCTTTCTGCACAGAACTGCTCCATGTTGAGCAGCATGTGTCAGTGGGAAAAAGGTGGCGAGCCTGCCACAACAGATGCTCTGCCTTGTAG